Proteins encoded together in one Macadamia integrifolia cultivar HAES 741 chromosome 8, SCU_Mint_v3, whole genome shotgun sequence window:
- the LOC122085388 gene encoding uncharacterized protein LOC122085388, with protein sequence MAKAKHRRLAAIARNKDNAPGSLVDASISGTDEEDSWVIVKKQRITILVPPLSAPINSKTRRLRTNKVQSKSKKAVKCRSVVQVRSSQDGWKTASALASTENIQIDGGSLASRPDPEKKKLQETATTKRLRTNKLQVKSKRTVKCRLLVPNETHPSKYLEDGWEKTSALASTEDIQIEGVSLDFRPDSVVDMLPQPATTARLDLPDWLVQESLMQPPSLDFISEEHLLRPPLKTIGAPRVNDDKRQPSFPSYACDEHMFGTYTPLKTVAAPTVSEKIKLPFLPPNACHDVVGCLLRGSLQNRSMRALNLERKLERAGGLSRWLVSQGLGQFVQIFQRKKINKFQLVNLTMSKLKDMGADAVGPRRKLIHALDCLCRPYHF encoded by the coding sequence ATGGCAAAAGCAAAGCACAGGCGGCTGGCAGCAATTGCCAGAAATAAAGATAATGCTCCTGGTAGTCTTGTGGATGCTTCGATCTCTGGGACTGATGAAGAAGATAGTTGGGTGATAGTCAAGAAGCAGAGAATTACCATCCTGGTTCCTCCTCTATCAGCACCCATTAATTCTAAAACCAGAAGACTTCGAACAAATAAAGTACAATCCAAGTCCAAAAAAGCTGTTAAATGCAGATCAGTAGTTCAAGTTAGGTCTTCACAGGATGGATGGAAGACCGCCTCTGCTCTTGCTTCCACTGAGAATATTCAAATCGATGGAGGAAGTCTTGCCTCTCGACCTGATCctgaaaagaagaaattacaaGAGACTGCTACAACCAAAAGACTTCGAACAAATAAATTGCAAGTGAAGTCCAAGAGAACAGTCAAGTGTAGATTGCTGGTTCCAAATGAAACACATCCTAGCAAATATTTAGAGGATGGGTGGGAGAAGACGTCTGCACTAGCTTCCACAGAGGATATTCAAATCGAAGGAGTAAGTCTAGACTTTCGACCTGATTCCGTAGTAGATATGTTACCTCAGCCAGCTACCACAGCAAGGTTGGATTTGCCGGATTGGCTTGTTCAAGAATCATTAATGCAACCACCAAGTTTAGATTTTATTTCTGAAGAACATTTGCTTCGCCCACCCTTGAAAACAATAGGGGCACCCAGAGTTAATGATGATAAGAGGCAGCCATCTTTTCCTTCATATGCTTGTGACGAACATATGTTTGGCACCTATACACCATTGAAAACAGTAGCAGCACCTACAGTTTCTGAAAAGATTAAGCTGCCATTTCTTCCTCCAAATGCTTGTCACGATGTGGTTGGCTGCCTGCTTAGGGGTTCACTGCAGAATCGAAGCATGCGGGCCTTGAACCTTGAGAGGAAGCTGGAAAGAGCTGGTGGTTTGAGTAGGTGGTTAGTGTCGCAGGGTCTGGGACAGTTTGTACAGATCTTTCAGAGAAAAAAGATCAATAAATTTCAGTTGGTGAATCTAACCATGAGCAAGCTCAAAGATATGGGTGCGGATGCAGTAGGCCCCAGGCGAAAACTAATACATGCCCTTGATTGTCTCTGTCGGCCATACCACTTCTAA